The DNA window ACAGGTCCAGATCGGCTGCGATGGCTTCGGCGGAACACGTGGTGCCATCGCGTGCCGGTGGTGACGATTCGTTGTCACCACCGCACGCTGCCGCGGCCACCGCAACCGCGGCGAGTACGAACACCCGCTGGATAATCCCCCGCATTCCCATCGCCGTCGGCCTTTCCATCGCTCCCACCCGATATCCAGGTATCGCCGCCGGCCGCACCGGAGTTAACACACGTCAACCCCCATAGAACGACGAGTGGCACACCTTGAAGTGGCCTTCTCGCACTCCGCCTGTGCCACTCGCGGTGGAGCCGTCAGCTGGAGAGAGCGTCCAGCAGGGCCCGGAATTCCGCGGGCGAAAGGTAGCCGTCGGCGTCTTGGTCGGCGGCGGCGAGGAGGGTCTCGGCGGTTTCGTCGATCAGGCCCGCGCCGACGTGGCTGGCTGACGTTCGTCCGCGTGCTCTCGGTCGACTGGCTCGAACACCAGACCTGCTCGCGCACCGAACTCCGCGGTATCTGTGTCGGTGCGCTGGAACCACTTGGCGCGGTTAAAGATTCGAAGGACGCACGACCATGACCGAGGCCGCGCGCTTGCCGCTCTCCTGCAGCAGCGCGATCGCGCGACCGGACGGGTCGATGGCGGCGCAGACGCCGGGAATGCCGACCGGCTCCAGCCAGCGTCCGTTGCGCAGATCCTCGGCCTGCTCGTCGTCGATATCGCGGTGCGGGAACGCGGTTCGAACGGCGGCGTCGATGTCCAGGCTCAGCAGCGAGTCATCGGATTCGGCGGCAACAGCCAATTCGTCCAGGGTTCTGGCGTGTTCGAGGGTGAACGGACCGACCCTGGTGCGGCGCAACGCGGTCAGATGCCCGCCGACGCCGAGCGCGGCGCCCAGATCGCGGGCCAGCGCACGAACGTAGGTGCCGGAGGAACATTCGACGACCACATCGAGATCGACGAACTCCGAAACATCCTGGCGGGCCAGGATATCGAAGCGGGAGACGGTGACGGGGCGGGCGGCCAGCCGCACCTCCTCACCGGACCGGTGGCGGGCATAGGCGCGCTCGCCGTTCACCTTGATGGCGCTGACGGTGGCCGGTACCTGTTCGATATCACCGGTCAGTTTCGCGGTATGCGCCGCGATTTCGGCATCGGCGAGATGGGTCGCCGACGTGGTCGAGAGCACCTCACCCTCGGCGTCGTCGGTGGTGGTGGCCTGTCCGAGTCGGATGGTCGCGGTGTAGGCCTTGGTGGTGAGGGTGAGCAGGCCGAGCAATTTGGTGGCACGCTCCACACCGAGCACCAGCACGCCGGTCGCCATCGGATCGAGTGTCCCGGCGTGCCCGACCTTCTTGGTGCGCAACAGCTTCCGGCATTTCGCGACGACATCGTGGCTGGTCCAGCCGCCGTCCTTGTCGACGATCAGCAGACCGCCCAGTGCGTCGACCATCAGCCGTGCACGATCGCGGTGATGATGAGACCGTCACCGATCATCCAGCGGCCGTCGAACGAAATCAGTGGCGCACCACCGTCATTGACCTGACCCGGCACCAGGATCTGGCTGTGGAAGCTGCCCGAGCCCGCACCGTCGGAACTCTCATCGATGGTGAAGGTGATGTGGGCGTCCTCGAAGCCGAGCCAGCGTGCGGTCAGCGGCCACCACGCCTTGTAGGTGGCCTCCTTCGCGCAGAACAGCAAGCGGTCCAGGTGCAGCCCGGAGCCACCGACGGTCGTCAGCCACTCCCGCTCGGGCGGCAGGCTGACCGAATCGAGCACGCCCTCGGGCAGGGTGCCGTGCGGTTCGGCGTCGATGCCAATCGAGCGGAACCGCAGCTTATGCGCCAGCGCCGCGGCGCGATAGCCGTCACAGTGGGTCAGGCTGCCGACGATCCCGCGCGGCCACACCGGCGCGCCCCGCTCGCCCTTGCCGATCGCGACCGCGGGCTCACCCAGCTCCCGCAGTGCCAGCCGGGCACAGTGCCGAGCACCGATGAAGTCGCGGCGACGCTTCTCCACCGACTTCTCGATGAGGTGCGCCTCCGCCGGATGCGGCCGCAAATCCTCCGGGTACTCCAGCAGCTCAGCCGAGGCCACGCCAGCGGGAAGAATTTTCTCGATCATCACCGACGAGCCTAGTCGAGCCGCCCCTGCCTCAAACGCCGCGGGAGGGGTGGACTGAGTGCCCATTCTGTCGGAGACCGCACCCGTGGCGGTCGTCGCCGCGGTGCAGTACTTCATCACGGTCAATTCCCCTTCCGAGGAGATAAGACGAGGGTTCGACGCGCCCGCCGGCCGGGTACCCGGCTGCCTGATGTGGCCTGAATCACGTCGGGGAACGGTCACGTGGCAGGGAGTTGTCCCGTCCTGTAGCTGCACATCGGGCCAACAGGCTCGAGCTCCCCGCAACTCGAGGTGAACACCATGCGTTTTCTGAGCTATTCGGCCATGGCGCTGGCTGCCGCCGGCGCGGTACTGACCGGCCCGGTCGCACCAGCCCAGGCCGACCCCGTCCCCTGCGACCAGGCCTGCCAGGCCGCGTGGGCACACCAGCACCGAAATGGGTTGCCACGCACCGGTTTCTACGATGCACCCGACCCACTCGAGTGGGCTTCGACCGGCACATTGATCCGTCAGGAGGCCACCACGGATTATGTGGTGGACGGCAAGCAGACCCCGGCCACTCGGATCCTCTACCACTCCCGCACCTCCGGCGGACGCGACATCGCGGTGTCCGGGGTGGTGCTGGTGCCGCAGGGCGCCCCGCCCGAGGGCGGCTGGCCGGTGGTGGCCGACACCCACGGCGCCAGCGGTGGCGGTGTGGACTGTGCGCCGTCGCTGATGCGAGATCTCTACCACGGCAACCAGATGGCACGGTTCGTCGCCCGGGGCTACGCGGTGGTTGCGCCGGACTACGCCGGGTTGGGCACGACCGGCGAGTCCGAGTTGGGCAACAAGACCGCCGAGGCCGACGACCTGATCGGCGCGGTGCGCTCGGCGAGGCAGGCGCTGCCGAACCTGTCGGACCAGTGGGTGTTATGGGGACACTCTCAGGGCGGCGGAGCCGCGCTCGGCGTCGCCGAACGCCAAGCTGTCCATCCGGAACCGGGTTATCTCGGTGCGGTGGTCACCTCACCGGCCGCCGACCTGACCGCGCTGATCACCCACACGGCCGAAACGCCGTCTCTGGGTGGGTTTTTGCCGCTGATTGCCCAGGGTGCCGAGGCCAGCGACCGGCGCGTCCAACTGGACCGAATCCTGACACCGCAGGCACTGGATCGTCTCGGCAGCACTCACAGCGGATGCCTGGACGTGGTCTCCGCCGTCTACAGCGGTCTGTCCGGTGCAGACCTGGTTCGACCGGACTACCTGTCCGAGCCGAACTTCGCCCGCTTCCTCCACGAGAACAGCACCGGCAACCGCCCGATCGCAGGCCCGGTGTTGCTTCTGCAGGGCGGTGTCGATGCGTTGACCACGCAGCCGGTCACCGACAAGGTCGCCACCGCACTATGTGACACCGGCTCGCAGATCGACTACCGCACCTACCCGACCCTGGCGCATGACACCTGGGGCGGGCAGACCGGCATCGACGACGGCGCAATGCCCGACATCCTGTCTTGGACCGCGGATCGCTTCGCCGGCAAGCCTGCCGCGTCGACCTGCTCCTGAACCGCGGCGGGCGGGTACCCGGTACCCGCCCGCCCGGACCTCATCCCACATCACAACCAACAGCCTGTGCTCGCCGGGCTGCGGCCTCGGCGACATGACCCAGATCACATCAAGAATTGTCACGCGGGTGATCGCTGGCCCGTCCTACCTTCGCCAATCATCAGTACCCGGTTCCCACCGGGCAGATTCATAGGAGTCATCATGCGAGTCCTCGTCGCTGGAGCCACAGGCGTCATCGGCCGCCAGATTCTCCCGCTGCTGTCAGCGGTCGGCCACGACGTCATCGCACTGTCGCGTCCGGGCGACCGCGCCCTGGCGCTACAGCGATCAGGGGTGCAGGTCGCCGCGGCCGACGCGCTCGACCCCACCGCGCTGAGCAGGGCGATGCGAGACACCGCACCCAACGCCGTCGTCAACATGCTGACGGCCATCCCAGGCACGATCAACCCGAGAAAGATGACACGCGACTTCGCTGCGACCAACCGGCTGCGCACCGAGGGAACCCGCAATCTCGTCGACGCTGCCCAGGAGGTCGGAGTCGGGCGGATCATCAGCCAGGGCCTCGCCTACGCCTACCAGCCGGGCGCGGGCCCGGCGGCCGAGGACACCCCACTGTGGCAGCACCCGCCCAAGCAGTTCGCACCTGTACTGGACGCGCTGATCGAACTGGAGCGGCTGACCACCGAAGCGGACGGCCTGGTCCTGAGGTTCGGCCACCTGTACGGACCCGGCTCGATCTTCGCCGCCGACGGATCCTTGGTGCGACAAGTCCAGGCCGGCAAAATGCCCATCGTGGGGGAAGGGGCGGCGGTGTTCTCCTTCACCCACGCCCACGACGCCGCCACCGCGGTTGCCGCGGCACTGGACAAGAAGACCGACGGGTTTCTCAACGTGGTCGACGACACCCCGGCACCGCTACACGAGTGGCTGCCCGCCCTGGCGAAGACCCTGGGTGCCCCCGCCCCCAAACAGGTGCCCGCGGCGCTGGCGCGGCTGGATGTCGGTAGCTGGGGCGTGGCGTACATGAACGAGCTGCGCGGCGCGGACAACACCCGGGCCCGGCTGCAATTGGACTGGCGGCCCCGATACGCCTCCTACGTTGACGGTTTCGCCGAATTGGACACGGCCGGTCGCCGGGCCGCATGATCGCGGCCACCGACTCGTGGAAAGGGAAGGTGCCATGCAGGATCCGACCGAGGTGTTCGAGGAGTACCGCCCGTTACTGCTGGGGCTGGGCTACCGGCTGCTCGGCAGCATGTGGAATGCCGAGGACATCGTGCAGGACGCCTATCTGAGGTGGCTGGGCACCGACCGCACCGAGATCAAGGAGCCGAGGGCCTTCCTGGTGACGGTGGTGACCCGGCTGGCCCTCGACCAGCTCCGCTCGGCCCGGGTCACCCGTGAGGCATACGTCGGCCCATGGCTGCCAGAACCGGTGTCCGGCACCGAGTTCGGGCCGCAGGAGACGGCCGAGCTTCGCGATACCTTGTCGTATGCGACCCTGCACCTGATGGAGCGGCTGTCCCCGCCGGAGCGGGCCGCGTTCGTGCTGCGCGAGGCGTTCGAGCTGCCCTACGACGACATTGCCGAGATCGTCGGCTCCCCCGCCGCGACCTGCCGTCAGCTGCACCACCGCGCGGCCAAGCGGCTAGCTGACGGACGCGACCGGTTCGAGCCGTCGACCGCCGACCACACCGCGCTGCTGACCCGCTTCCTAGACGCCGCCGAGGATGGTGACCTGGCCACCCTCACCGAACTGCTCAGCGAGGACGTCGTCGCTTGGAACGACGGCGGCGGCAAGGTCCGCGCGGCTCGGGTTCCGATCATCGGGCGCGTCCACGTGTTGGCATTCGTCACCGGTCTGACCTCGCGCTACCCGATGGGCGATGTTCGCGTGGTCGAGTCCAACGGTGCGCCCGCCATCTGGATGGCCATGGGTGGGCAGCAGCAACTCGTCGCCTTCGACATCCGCGACGGCCGCATCCACAACATCTTCGGCATCCTCAACCCCGACAAGCTCTCCCACATCCGCCCCTGAACCGACCCGCCGGCACCGTCCGCACCGACGCCGACCTACGCGGCTGCACCAGTGCCCTCCTGGTGACGCAGCGGCCGGTCAGGGTTCAGGTGTGAGAAGTGCTCGGTAGGAACCGAATTCGATATCGTCGGTGACGCTGGGACGGTCGGGCAGCCAGCCGAGCAGTTCATGGGTTCGGCGGGCGTCGATTTGCTGATGCGCGGTCAACCAGTCCGGGAACGGCACGACTCCCTCGGCCTGATTGCGTGGCAAACCCTCAGTGGCACTGGGCTTTTCGATGAGTCTGCCGATCGCCACCGCCACTGCCCGCGGTGTCGATACACCGGAGACGGCATGCAGGATCGTGCTCGGCGGTGCTTTCTCCAGGGCGAGCGCGAAGGCGTCACCGAGATCGTCGACGTGCACATTGGGCCAGGCGTTATCGCCAGGCGTCACGTAGCGGGACGCTCCGGCCGCGATCGCCGCTGCGATGAGGCCGGTCAGCACCAGACCGCCTGCCCTGCCGTAGACCAGCGGAGGGCGCACCACGATGCCGTGCCCGGCGGCCAGCGTGTCGAGTTCCAATTGCCGCCGCCACGCCATACCCGGTGCCGGGTCGACCGGATCGTCCTCGGCGACCGCACGGCCCTTGGTCTCGCCGACCACACCGATCCCGCTGGTGTAGATGACCGGCCGTCCCGCTGCCGCCGCCAATATGGCGTGCACCGCGGCGGTTTCGACTGTCCCGGCTTCGGCCATGTCGTCGATGCCGTAACGGGCGAATGCCGCGTGCGCGACCGCGTCCACCTCCTGAGTGATTCGCCGCAGAACGTCCAGGGTGGCCAACGAGCCCAACACCGGCTCCACTGCTGCGGCACGCAAATGCTCGGCGGACTCCGGGGTACGAGCGAGTCCGACGACGTCGTGCCCGCGCGATCGCAGCGCGCGTGCGACGGCCGAACCGATGTAGCCGGTCGCACCGGTGACCAACACCCTCATGCGCGCGACCCCGGCAACGCGTTCCGTCCATTCCACATCAGATGCTCCCGTCGAAGAATGCGACGGCACGGTCTACAGCCGGCCGTACATAGGTGTCGTCGTCGTAGAGGTCGATATGGTTGGTGGTGTCCAAGACCACAAATTCCTTTGGTTCGGGTGCGGCTACGAACGCCGCTTCGGCGTCGGCGAGCGGAATTGCCTGGTCTCCGCGACCGTGCACGATCAACAGCGGAGCGGTGACCAGCGGCAGATAGGCGTTCACATCCAGGGTCAGCTCCTGCAGCACCGATAACGCGGTGCAGCGATTCTCCCAGCCGGGACGCGCGCCCCGATCGGTTCCGTAGTATTCGAACGGCTCCGGACCAGGGTTTCCCGCGGGCATGCCGGCAGGGTTGACCGCTGGCCAGTACTCGATCTCACCGGTGTCGAACTGCTGTTGCGCGATCTGCGCGAACTGGCCGACCAGCGCCGCGAAGTTGTCCTCGCCGAACCGGTTTCGGATCAACGTCGGATTGTTGTAGGCGGCCGCGATGAGCGCGACGGACTTGACCCGCGGGTCGTACGCGGCCAGCTGCACCGCGTAGATTCCGCCCAGACACACCCCGCACGCGGCGATCTTGTCGACGTCCACCTCGGGGCGGGCGGCCAGAAAGCTGACCGCGTGCCGCAGGTCCGACACCTTGGCCGTAGCGTCCTCGTGCTGGCGTGGTGTTCCCTCGCTGTCACCCCAGTGGCGGTGGTCGAACGACAAAGCGACATACCCGCGCTCAGCGAACCGCTGCGCGTAGAAACCCGTCACCTGTTCACGCACACCGGAAAACGGCCCGGTGAACACCACTGCGCCGCGCTCGGTGCCGGGCTCGGGCAGGTGGAGGTCGCCAACCAGCCGATGGCCGTCGCTGGAGAACTCGATCTTCTCGATCCGCATCTATCTACCGTTCCTTAGTTTCTCTACTGGTCACAGCGTCGTATGAAGACACCGCCGTGAAGAGGCTTCCTGCCTGTGGCGCACACTGCTCGGCCGGCCTGGTCCGTTCCTGCGTTCTGCTCACTGCGAGGTTCGGCCCCGCGATATGGCGTCGTGAAAGTCGACTGATAGCCGTCGTCCAGCAATCCGGCCACGCACACCCGATCCAGCTTCAGCAGCGGGGAATCGTCCGGACGCGCTGTCGGCATCCCACGCCCTCATGAGCCGAGGACCAGTGCGGTGAGCGAGTACGGCGCGACGGTGACGGGCTGGGCGAGATCGACTGTTCTGGTAGTGCTTTCGACATCCACGCTGTGCTCGCCGTAGGTGAACACCGTCGCATCACGGTTACGGGGCCCCGGCAACTCGATACTCACGGCGTGGTCGGCGTTCGGGTCCTCGTTGATGAGCAGCACGGCGAACCGCCCGTCTGGGCGGCGCGCGGCATGCACGAC is part of the Nocardia sp. NBC_00565 genome and encodes:
- a CDS encoding NAD-dependent epimerase/dehydratase family protein, coding for MRVLVAGATGVIGRQILPLLSAVGHDVIALSRPGDRALALQRSGVQVAAADALDPTALSRAMRDTAPNAVVNMLTAIPGTINPRKMTRDFAATNRLRTEGTRNLVDAAQEVGVGRIISQGLAYAYQPGAGPAAEDTPLWQHPPKQFAPVLDALIELERLTTEADGLVLRFGHLYGPGSIFAADGSLVRQVQAGKMPIVGEGAAVFSFTHAHDAATAVAAALDKKTDGFLNVVDDTPAPLHEWLPALAKTLGAPAPKQVPAALARLDVGSWGVAYMNELRGADNTRARLQLDWRPRYASYVDGFAELDTAGRRAA
- the truB gene encoding tRNA pseudouridine(55) synthase TruB, with the translated sequence MVDALGGLLIVDKDGGWTSHDVVAKCRKLLRTKKVGHAGTLDPMATGVLVLGVERATKLLGLLTLTTKAYTATIRLGQATTTDDAEGEVLSTTSATHLADAEIAAHTAKLTGDIEQVPATVSAIKVNGERAYARHRSGEEVRLAARPVTVSRFDILARQDVSEFVDLDVVVECSSGTYVRALARDLGAALGVGGHLTALRRTRVGPFTLEHARTLDELAVAAESDDSLLSLDIDAAVRTAFPHRDIDDEQAEDLRNGRWLEPVGIPGVCAAIDPSGRAIALLQESGKRAASVMVVRPSNL
- a CDS encoding RNA polymerase sigma-70 factor, with product MQDPTEVFEEYRPLLLGLGYRLLGSMWNAEDIVQDAYLRWLGTDRTEIKEPRAFLVTVVTRLALDQLRSARVTREAYVGPWLPEPVSGTEFGPQETAELRDTLSYATLHLMERLSPPERAAFVLREAFELPYDDIAEIVGSPAATCRQLHHRAAKRLADGRDRFEPSTADHTALLTRFLDAAEDGDLATLTELLSEDVVAWNDGGGKVRAARVPIIGRVHVLAFVTGLTSRYPMGDVRVVESNGAPAIWMAMGGQQQLVAFDIRDGRIHNIFGILNPDKLSHIRP
- a CDS encoding alpha/beta hydrolase — encoded protein: MRIEKIEFSSDGHRLVGDLHLPEPGTERGAVVFTGPFSGVREQVTGFYAQRFAERGYVALSFDHRHWGDSEGTPRQHEDATAKVSDLRHAVSFLAARPEVDVDKIAACGVCLGGIYAVQLAAYDPRVKSVALIAAAYNNPTLIRNRFGEDNFAALVGQFAQIAQQQFDTGEIEYWPAVNPAGMPAGNPGPEPFEYYGTDRGARPGWENRCTALSVLQELTLDVNAYLPLVTAPLLIVHGRGDQAIPLADAEAAFVAAPEPKEFVVLDTTNHIDLYDDDTYVRPAVDRAVAFFDGSI
- a CDS encoding lipase family protein; the encoded protein is MRFLSYSAMALAAAGAVLTGPVAPAQADPVPCDQACQAAWAHQHRNGLPRTGFYDAPDPLEWASTGTLIRQEATTDYVVDGKQTPATRILYHSRTSGGRDIAVSGVVLVPQGAPPEGGWPVVADTHGASGGGVDCAPSLMRDLYHGNQMARFVARGYAVVAPDYAGLGTTGESELGNKTAEADDLIGAVRSARQALPNLSDQWVLWGHSQGGGAALGVAERQAVHPEPGYLGAVVTSPAADLTALITHTAETPSLGGFLPLIAQGAEASDRRVQLDRILTPQALDRLGSTHSGCLDVVSAVYSGLSGADLVRPDYLSEPNFARFLHENSTGNRPIAGPVLLLQGGVDALTTQPVTDKVATALCDTGSQIDYRTYPTLAHDTWGGQTGIDDGAMPDILSWTADRFAGKPAASTCS
- the npt gene encoding 4'-phosphopantetheinyl transferase Npt — protein: MIEKILPAGVASAELLEYPEDLRPHPAEAHLIEKSVEKRRRDFIGARHCARLALRELGEPAVAIGKGERGAPVWPRGIVGSLTHCDGYRAAALAHKLRFRSIGIDAEPHGTLPEGVLDSVSLPPEREWLTTVGGSGLHLDRLLFCAKEATYKAWWPLTARWLGFEDAHITFTIDESSDGAGSGSFHSQILVPGQVNDGGAPLISFDGRWMIGDGLIITAIVHG
- a CDS encoding NAD-dependent epimerase/dehydratase family protein → MRVLVTGATGYIGSAVARALRSRGHDVVGLARTPESAEHLRAAAVEPVLGSLATLDVLRRITQEVDAVAHAAFARYGIDDMAEAGTVETAAVHAILAAAAGRPVIYTSGIGVVGETKGRAVAEDDPVDPAPGMAWRRQLELDTLAAGHGIVVRPPLVYGRAGGLVLTGLIAAAIAAGASRYVTPGDNAWPNVHVDDLGDAFALALEKAPPSTILHAVSGVSTPRAVAVAIGRLIEKPSATEGLPRNQAEGVVPFPDWLTAHQQIDARRTHELLGWLPDRPSVTDDIEFGSYRALLTPEP